The proteins below come from a single Clarias gariepinus isolate MV-2021 ecotype Netherlands chromosome 17, CGAR_prim_01v2, whole genome shotgun sequence genomic window:
- the LOC128545458 gene encoding metal transporter CNNM3, which yields MVVGSVELRILLMILSACWFKSGVCSQNSSTRVLGLRLEDTTGEVYMRGRVLTAARGSRFTLRLFGSYLLNGTWVAFAEVGVNACGQETLRNASAFQVRGEFVSDKNGGLIEVETEDRKISDQVTDETHPGLHSLCVFTGETWESAGPDVFRVKDPDLPPEFIPTWGLAIIIIMVVLICSLVRCLNLSLLWLDPLELYVLHSCGSEKKRRLAKRLEPIRRRGNFLLCSLLFLCALGHSVLGVIFYRAFGSILPAAFACAALIFLVAELLPHIVSSGYGFYLAPSLVWLAQSCLILTCPLSCPLGLLLDLALKRDVSTCGVREKVMELIRANVNDPYSEFVKEEFRRGTLRSKTVEDILTPLKDCFMLPSTAMLDFSTMSEIMQSGYTRVPVYEEERSNIIEILYVKDLALVDPADCTPMTTITKFYNHPLHFVFNDTKLDAMLEEFKKGNSHLAIVQRVNNEGEGDPFYEVLGLVTLEDVIEEIIKSEILDESDGYMNMKVKRPLPPLEIPLEPRAAQEEFSLFKVPEGEAKIRTSPQLLLATHRFLSREVEHFCPQRVSEKVLFHLLRHPSVNQEVKFDPNNKMSPEHYLYTRNHPVDYFILLLQGRVEVEIGKEGLKFENGAFTYYGVSALTTPSSVHQSPVSTQHRSPRNAFELGEATSPSSYCPDYTVRALTDLQLIRVTRLQYLNALMASRVSQSPGPPEIRILPNSQTKLLNEKNTTQEMADKDLLLLKSYIEIDSGVDSDDMGFDEMNCSDPLAMSGRCDLHKGLRIEVTKEPLSMRSVANVVIALQRLKHTERVQSTEFSDRELFQIFLENVIEETNVIKLDCSESKSYSRQDKVVQCTICDKSKKALVQRNNYLLAFTLKGGNEENKTWFNLSAYNPPNCRDNTKGQAVCLGIVKSNIFLSCTSDNGTPSLVIEEVKDKESLKAIKENDGMERFLFLRNSSGDTLNTFESVKYPGWFITTSKDEFQPVQMSQQQTSHLQLFTLNDEKVVPQSKV from the exons ATGGTGGTTGGCTCGGTGGAGCTGCGCATCTTGTTAATGATATTGTCGGCTTGCTGGTTCAAGTCTGGCGTTTGCAGCCAAAACTCGTCGACGCGGGTCCTCGGCCTGAGACTGGAGGACACCACCGGGGAAGTGTACATGCGCGGTCGGGTCCTGACTGCTGCGCGTGGCTCCAGGTTCACGCTCCGGTTGTTCGGTTCCTACCTGCTCAATGGGACTTGGGTCGCGTTCGCTGAAGTGGGTGTAAACGCCTGTGGCCAAGAAACACTGCGCAATGCATCTGCTTTCCAAGTGCGCGGAGAGTTTGTGAGTGATAAGAACGGGGGCTTAATAGAAGTTGAAACCGAGGATAGAAAGATCTCTGATCAGGTAACTGATGAAACACATCCGGGTTTACACAGCTTGTGTGTGTTCACCGGGGAAACCTGGGAATCCGCGGGGCCGGATGTGTTCCGTGTAAAAGATCCGGATCTGCCACCCGAATTTATCCCAACGTGGGGTCTAGCCATAATTATCATCATGGTAGTGTTAATATGCTCGCTGGTACGCTGCCTGAATCTGAGTTTGCTGTGGCTTGACCCTCTGGAGCTCTATGTGCTGCACAGCTGTGGCTCAGAAAAAAAGAGACGTCTGGCGAAGCGCCTGGAGCCAATTCGGAGGAGAGGAAACTTTCTTTTGTGCTCCCTGCTGTTCTTGTGCGCTTTGGGCCACTCGGTACTTGGTGTGATCTTCTACCGTGCCTTTGGATCCATCCTTCCTGCTGCGTTTGCATGTGCTGCGCTCATTTTCCTGGTCGCAGAGTTGTTGCCCCACATCGTAAGTTCGGGTTACGGTTTCTATCTTGCCCCAAGTCTCGTATGGCTGGCCCAGAGCTGTCTGATCCTCACATGTCCCCTGTCTTGCCCGTTAGGGCTCCTTTTGGATTTGGCACTTAAGCGTGACGTGAGCACTTGTGGAGTGCGTGAAAAGGTGATGGAGTTGATTCGGGCAAATGTGAATGACCCATACAGTGAGTTTGTCAAGGAGGAGTTCAGGCGTGGGACACTGAGGAGCAAGACGGTGGAGGATATTTTGACTCCCCTGAAGGACTGCTTCATGCTCCCCTCTACAGCCATGCTGGACTTTAGCACCATGTCCGAGATCATGCAGAGTGGTTACACCCGCGTCCCCGTGTATGAGGAAGAGCGCTCCAACATCATCGAGATCCTGTATGTCAAGGACCTGGCTTTGGTAGATCCTGCTGATTGCACTCCTATGACGACCATCACCAAGTTCTACAACCACCCTCTGCATTTTGTCTTCAATGACACCAAGTTGGATGCCATGTTAGAAGAGTTTAAgaaag GCAACTCTCATCTGGCCATAGTACAGAGGGTAAATAATGAGGGAGAGGGAGACCCCTTCTACGAGGTGCTGGGTCTGGTCACACTCGAAGATGTGATTGAAGAGATCATCAAGTCTGAGATCCTGGATGAGTCTGATGGCTATA TGAATATGAAAGTGAAGCGTCCTCTTCCTCCACTGGAGATTCCTTTAGAGCCTCGTGCAGCACAGGAGGAGTTCTCCCTCTTTAAAGTTCCCGAGGGCGAGGCAAAGATCCGCACGTCTCCGCAGCTTCTACTTGCTACACACCGCTTTCTCTCCAGAG AAGTGGAGCATTTCTGTCCACAACGCGTGTCGGAAAAGGTCTTATTTCATCTCCTACGGCATCCCAGTGTCAATCAAGAAGTGAAGTTTGACCCAAACAACAAAATGAGTCCCGAGCACTACCTCTACACACGGAATCATCCAGTGGACTACTTCATTCTGTTGCTGCAG GGGCGTGTGGAAGTGGAGATTGGTAAAGAGGGTCTAAAGTTTGAGAACGGAGCTTTCACCTACTATGGAGTGTCGGCGCTGACAACACCTTCCTCtg TACATCAGTCTCCAGTGTCGACGCAGCATCGCTCCCCGAGAAACGCATTTGAGCTGGGAGAAGCCACAAGCCCGTCCAGTTACTGTCCTGACTATACGGTCCGAGCCCTAACCGACCTGCAGCTCATTAGG GTTACCCGCTTACAGTATCTCAATGCCTTGATGGCATCTCGGGTATCACAGAGCCCTGGCCCTCCAGAGATTAGGATCCTTCCTAACAGCCAGACCAAACTCCTAAATGAGAAAAACACCACCCAAG aaatgGCTGACAAAGATTTATTATTACTGAAAAG CTACATTGAAATTGACAGTGGAGTTGATTCTGATGACATGGGCTTTGATGAGATGAACTGCTCTGATCCTTTGGCCATG AGTGGCAGATGTGACCTGCACAAGGGACTCCGTATCGAAGTCACCAAGGAGCCTCTTAGTATGCGCTCTGTTGCTAATGTTGTAATCGCTCTGCAGAGGCTGAAGCACACTGAAAGAGTTCAGTCCACGGAGTTTAGTGACCGGGAGCTCTTTCAAATCTTCCTGGAGAATGTGATTGAAG AGACAAATGTAATCAAATTGGACTGCAGTGAATCCAAGAGCTACAGCAGGCAGGATAAGGTTGTGCAGTGCACTATATGTGACAAGTCTAAAAAGGCCTTGGTGCAGAGGAACAACTATCTGCTGGCATTCACTCTGAAAGGTGGAAACGAGGAGAATAAAA CATGGTTTAACCTTTCAGCCTACAATCCACCAAACTGCAGAGACAACACAAAAGGCCAGGCTGTATGTTTAGGGATTGTAAAGAGCAACATCTTTCTCTCATGCACTTCGGATAATGGCACTCCTTCTCTGGTCATAGAG GAGGTAAAAGACAAAGAGAGTCTGAAGGCGATCAAGGAGAATGATGGCAT